A stretch of Thermomicrobium roseum DSM 5159 DNA encodes these proteins:
- a CDS encoding NUDIX domain-containing protein — MERLWAPWRLRYVEGEIRHRGCIFCEKPALGDDVGELILLRGRRAYLIMNLFPYNTGHAMAVPFDHVADLAELDPATIAELFELVAWLTTAQRRALRCDGFNIGLNLGAVAGAGISDHVHVHVVPRWQGDANFMPILANTMVIPELIPVTYAKLRAELELSAFGRADDLVVPQAGAVVWLPEERKLAIRRARDGTLVLPKGHIEPGEAAYRAALREVAEEMGLIAELIGWAGALEFEAGGKRRRVVYMLVQAKPGPAFAQHLGRDTVLMDVEEALAALSHEEVRELVATTMRRIGVPVGTSR; from the coding sequence ATGGAACGACTCTGGGCGCCGTGGCGACTGCGCTATGTGGAGGGAGAGATACGCCATCGGGGTTGCATCTTCTGCGAGAAGCCGGCGCTCGGTGACGATGTCGGAGAACTGATCCTGCTGCGCGGGCGGCGGGCGTACCTGATCATGAACCTCTTCCCCTACAACACGGGACACGCGATGGCGGTACCCTTCGACCACGTGGCGGACTTGGCCGAACTCGATCCGGCGACGATCGCTGAGCTTTTCGAACTGGTGGCATGGCTCACGACAGCGCAGCGCCGGGCCTTACGGTGCGATGGTTTCAACATCGGCCTCAACCTCGGTGCGGTCGCGGGGGCGGGGATCAGCGACCATGTGCATGTGCACGTGGTGCCGCGTTGGCAGGGGGATGCCAACTTCATGCCCATCCTGGCGAACACGATGGTGATTCCTGAGCTGATTCCCGTGACCTACGCCAAGTTGCGGGCGGAGTTGGAGCTTTCGGCGTTCGGTCGTGCGGACGACCTGGTGGTTCCGCAAGCGGGTGCCGTGGTGTGGCTGCCCGAGGAAAGGAAGCTCGCGATCCGGCGTGCTCGTGATGGGACACTGGTACTCCCGAAAGGGCACATCGAGCCGGGCGAGGCGGCCTACCGTGCTGCCTTGCGCGAGGTGGCCGAGGAGATGGGTTTGATCGCCGAGCTGATCGGCTGGGCAGGGGCGCTCGAGTTCGAGGCGGGCGGCAAGCGGCGGCGTGTCGTTTACATGCTCGTCCAGGCGAAGCCCGGGCCAGCATTCGCGCAGCACCTGGGGCGGGATACCGTGCTCATGGACGTGGAGGAGGCGCTGGCAGCGCTCAGTCACGAGGAAGTACGCGAGTTGGTCGCGACGACGATGCGTCGCATCGGGGTTCCTGTCGGAACGAGCCGATGA
- a CDS encoding DUF4388 domain-containing protein, with protein sequence MSGATTKRPGNDSLGPDLEGRLGAFTLSDLLQMIGYTHKTGTLTLIQGWNTRTITFERGRITYVAAGSRLPTLIELLVRAGRLSGRELEQLQAEHPDEESLLTHLLERGRIVPEDIERCREQQLEVAIYTLFLWRNCRFTFRAGECLYEDGIPVSVDSLQLVLEGTRRVDEWIQFSPVIPSVSVIFRRRKVERPIPPELDTIYQQVDGQRDVATIAREVGWTQFETARALYRLYRLGLVEAVPPNRVKIIELFTLAVESIYLKLVLFDYPRVALEFEQQLNRFAQQHGLRVRMASGRVIKTDRETPLSSTELIDLYKLFIAIQNNKFHKLFDPVVANGLMEGLYRHADPELQQMLRMYEFYEIEGLFPRRPTKASTSSSG encoded by the coding sequence ATGAGTGGGGCGACGACGAAACGACCGGGAAACGACTCGCTCGGTCCCGATTTGGAAGGGCGCTTGGGAGCGTTCACGCTTTCCGATCTTCTCCAGATGATCGGGTACACGCACAAGACAGGAACACTGACACTGATCCAAGGCTGGAACACGCGCACGATCACCTTCGAGCGGGGGCGTATCACCTATGTGGCCGCTGGGTCGCGCTTGCCGACCTTGATCGAGCTCCTCGTTCGGGCGGGACGGCTGAGCGGTCGGGAGCTGGAGCAGTTGCAAGCAGAGCACCCGGACGAGGAAAGCCTCCTGACGCACCTGCTCGAGCGAGGGCGGATCGTCCCGGAGGATATCGAACGCTGTCGCGAGCAGCAGCTGGAAGTTGCGATCTATACCCTGTTCTTGTGGCGGAACTGTCGGTTCACTTTCCGCGCCGGAGAATGCCTGTACGAGGACGGCATCCCCGTGAGCGTCGACAGCTTGCAACTAGTCCTGGAGGGAACACGTCGAGTCGACGAGTGGATCCAGTTCAGCCCGGTCATCCCCTCGGTCTCGGTGATTTTTCGGCGTCGCAAGGTGGAGCGGCCGATCCCGCCGGAACTCGACACAATTTACCAGCAGGTAGATGGGCAGCGGGACGTGGCGACGATCGCCCGCGAGGTGGGTTGGACCCAGTTCGAGACAGCGCGGGCGCTGTACCGTTTGTACCGACTGGGTCTGGTCGAGGCGGTGCCGCCGAACCGGGTGAAGATCATCGAGCTGTTCACGCTGGCTGTCGAGTCGATCTATCTGAAGCTTGTCCTTTTCGATTATCCGCGTGTGGCGCTCGAGTTCGAGCAGCAACTCAACCGCTTCGCCCAGCAGCATGGGCTGCGGGTACGGATGGCCAGTGGACGCGTGATCAAGACCGACCGCGAGACTCCGCTGAGTTCCACTGAACTGATCGATCTCTACAAGCTGTTCATCGCTATCCAGAACAACAAGTTCCATAAGCTGTTCGACCCGGTCGTTGCAAATGGGCTCATGGAGGGACTCTACCGCCACGCCGATCCTGAGTTGCAGCAGATGTTGCGCATGTACGAGTTCTACGAGATCGAGGGGCTGTTTCCGCGACGACCGACGAAGGCCTCCACGTCCTCATCGGGGTGA
- a CDS encoding glycosyltransferase — protein sequence MRSVRVAIVHDYLNQYGGAERVLEALHDLYPDAPIYTSLYAPDRLPAFYRTWDIRTTWLQRFPGSRRRHQLYLPLYPLAFSGLRLGNYDLVISSSSAFAKGVHVRPGTLHICYCHSPMRFAWNFEQYAAREALPVWLRRLLPPLMAWLRRWDRATAQRLDAIAVNSRAVAERVRRFWGREATVIHPPVSIDRVQPLPPDEVGDYFLVVSRLVPYKRLDLVIEACNQLRLPLKIIGDGRDRPALERLAGPTIEFLGAVPDEEKFALLARCRAAVFPAEDDFGIAQVEVQAAGRPAIALARGGATETVVDGVTGVLFPEQTVDSLIAAFRRFAQLTFDPSTIRAHAERFRPERFAAEFTAFVQARLVRQLHPAERKEALARWN from the coding sequence GTGCGCAGCGTGCGCGTTGCCATCGTCCACGACTATCTGAACCAATACGGGGGAGCCGAGCGCGTCCTGGAAGCGCTTCATGACCTCTATCCCGATGCACCGATCTATACATCCCTCTATGCACCCGACCGCCTGCCTGCTTTCTACCGGACGTGGGACATCCGTACTACCTGGCTCCAGCGGTTTCCAGGGAGTCGCCGGCGCCATCAGCTCTATCTGCCGCTGTATCCCCTCGCTTTTTCGGGACTCCGCCTGGGAAACTACGACCTCGTGATCAGTTCCTCGAGCGCCTTCGCCAAGGGTGTCCACGTTCGACCCGGCACTCTCCACATCTGCTATTGCCACAGTCCGATGCGCTTCGCCTGGAACTTCGAGCAATACGCTGCCCGCGAAGCGCTCCCCGTCTGGCTCCGCCGGCTCCTGCCACCGCTCATGGCCTGGCTGCGTCGCTGGGATCGCGCCACTGCCCAGCGGCTCGACGCGATCGCCGTCAACTCTCGTGCCGTCGCCGAACGCGTCCGGCGCTTTTGGGGACGCGAGGCGACCGTTATCCACCCACCAGTCTCCATCGACCGCGTGCAGCCGCTCCCGCCCGACGAGGTCGGCGACTATTTCCTCGTCGTCTCGCGCCTCGTCCCCTACAAGCGACTCGATCTCGTCATCGAGGCCTGTAATCAGCTGCGTCTCCCGCTCAAGATCATCGGGGACGGGCGTGATCGCCCAGCGCTGGAACGACTGGCAGGCCCGACGATCGAGTTCCTCGGCGCTGTCCCGGACGAGGAGAAGTTCGCTCTCCTGGCACGCTGTCGTGCCGCGGTCTTTCCTGCTGAGGACGACTTCGGCATCGCTCAGGTCGAGGTCCAAGCCGCGGGCCGCCCAGCTATCGCACTGGCCCGCGGAGGCGCCACCGAAACGGTCGTCGATGGCGTGACCGGTGTCCTCTTCCCCGAACAGACGGTCGATTCGCTCATCGCTGCCTTCCGCCGCTTCGCCCAGCTCACCTTCGATCCCTCGACGATTCGCGCGCATGCCGAGCGTTTCCGACCCGAGCGCTTCGCTGCCGAGTTCACTGCCTTCGTCCAGGCACGCCTGGTTCGGCAGCTCCACCCCGCCGAGCGGAAGGAGGCTCTCGCCCGGTGGAACTGA
- a CDS encoding undecaprenyl-phosphate glucose phosphotransferase, with protein sequence MRDDAAATHGEGESGLAVRSTSVIAPRRRRSFWRVWIPRFAQALLDGILLAIAFWLAYLIRYHWEFGGEVPSSFIQPFSAFVGRTALFVTATLLILALRGLYRLPRWTSFLDEASIIASGVTTGMAITILYSFLSRFSPSRLIFIYAWLLAIVLLVTQRLIGRWIRSWLWAHDRGVDRVVVIGSGPAARRIMQYLYNHPRLGYRVLGYVDLEPPLEPLALGTERGVVQPPYLGTLDEVVDLIRRTDVDEVIVALPPAHHDRVLEIVEQCRELDVAFSLVPDLFELALDRVQISEVAGLPLIGIKESQLQGWNWFVKRTMDILIASMVLVLAAPLMLLIALAIKLDSPGPVLFRQTRIGKGGKPFTLYKFRSMYDGAERLQESLQRATGRGPLLFKLRQDPRVTRVGRFLRRTSLDELPQFFNVLKGEMSVVGPRPPVPEEVAEYQDWHLQRLLVTPGLTGLWQVNGRSDLTFDEMVRLDLYYVENWSPWLDLKVILRTVPVVLTGRGAY encoded by the coding sequence ATGCGCGACGACGCGGCGGCAACGCACGGCGAAGGGGAGTCGGGATTGGCGGTACGCAGCACCTCGGTGATCGCTCCGCGACGCCGGCGCTCCTTCTGGCGTGTCTGGATACCGCGCTTCGCTCAAGCGCTCCTCGATGGGATATTACTGGCCATCGCTTTCTGGCTCGCTTATCTGATCCGGTACCACTGGGAATTCGGTGGCGAGGTTCCGTCTTCGTTCATCCAGCCCTTCAGCGCCTTCGTCGGACGCACGGCGCTCTTCGTCACCGCCACGCTGCTGATTCTCGCGCTCCGCGGACTGTACCGTCTCCCACGTTGGACGAGTTTTCTCGATGAGGCCTCGATCATCGCCAGTGGTGTCACCACCGGCATGGCGATCACCATCCTGTACAGTTTCCTGTCGCGCTTTTCCCCTTCGCGGCTGATCTTCATCTACGCCTGGCTCTTGGCCATCGTCCTGCTTGTGACCCAACGTTTGATCGGTCGTTGGATCCGCTCTTGGCTCTGGGCCCACGATCGAGGCGTCGACCGTGTGGTCGTCATCGGGAGCGGTCCAGCAGCCCGCCGCATCATGCAGTATCTCTACAATCATCCGCGTCTCGGCTACCGCGTTCTCGGCTACGTCGATCTGGAGCCACCGCTCGAGCCGCTGGCACTCGGCACCGAGCGGGGAGTCGTGCAACCGCCTTACCTCGGTACCCTCGACGAGGTCGTCGATCTGATTCGCCGGACCGATGTCGACGAGGTGATCGTCGCACTGCCGCCCGCTCATCACGATCGTGTCCTCGAGATCGTCGAGCAGTGCCGCGAACTCGATGTCGCCTTCTCCCTGGTACCGGACCTTTTCGAACTCGCACTCGATCGCGTCCAGATCAGCGAGGTGGCAGGGCTCCCGCTGATCGGCATCAAGGAAAGCCAGCTCCAGGGATGGAACTGGTTCGTCAAGCGTACGATGGATATCCTCATCGCCTCCATGGTTCTCGTCCTGGCGGCCCCGCTCATGCTGCTCATCGCCCTCGCCATCAAGCTCGATTCTCCCGGCCCCGTCCTTTTCCGTCAGACCCGGATCGGGAAAGGCGGCAAGCCGTTCACGCTCTACAAATTCCGCTCGATGTACGACGGTGCTGAGCGCCTCCAAGAATCCCTCCAGCGCGCGACCGGGCGCGGTCCCCTGCTGTTCAAGCTCCGCCAGGATCCGCGCGTCACGCGTGTCGGACGTTTCCTGCGCCGCACCAGTCTGGACGAACTCCCGCAGTTCTTCAACGTGCTCAAGGGAGAGATGAGCGTCGTCGGACCACGCCCCCCGGTCCCGGAAGAGGTCGCCGAGTACCAGGACTGGCACCTGCAGCGACTCCTCGTCACCCCTGGCCTCACCGGTCTTTGGCAAGTGAATGGGCGCAGCGACCTCACCTTCGACGAAATGGTCCGGCTCGACCTCTACTACGTCGAAAACTGGTCACCCTGGCTCGACCTCAAGGTCATCTTGCGGACTGTCCCCGTCGTCCTCACCGGCCGCGGCGCATACTGA
- a CDS encoding YveK family protein, translating into MELKAYLAILWRQRWLVLFVPAVALLAIIVQAIRYQPRYTASAAVIVTRLPQETPADQYRYDEYYLYLTNEYTVDDFTEVVRGNVFASDVAQRATAALGTPITPGEVQGSFSVTRRNRAVLLSVSAPDAQRAVAIAQAAVAALRERGTQYFGFNDPARQVIVQVIDDPQSAVPDTTRTRLLWAIQLVLAFVIGVFLAFLADSLSDALHDPEDVRRALDLPVVTVIPAPPERRGRAS; encoded by the coding sequence GTGGAACTGAAGGCCTATCTGGCGATCCTCTGGCGTCAGCGCTGGCTCGTCCTCTTCGTGCCAGCCGTCGCACTCCTGGCCATCATCGTACAAGCCATCCGCTATCAGCCACGCTATACCGCGAGCGCAGCCGTTATCGTCACGCGCCTGCCGCAGGAGACGCCTGCCGATCAGTACCGCTACGATGAGTATTATCTCTATCTGACCAACGAGTATACGGTCGATGATTTCACCGAGGTCGTCCGCGGAAACGTCTTTGCGAGCGATGTCGCCCAGCGTGCGACCGCCGCTTTGGGTACTCCCATCACACCGGGGGAAGTCCAGGGCAGCTTCTCGGTGACGCGCCGGAACCGAGCCGTCCTCCTGTCCGTCTCTGCACCCGATGCCCAGCGCGCCGTCGCCATCGCCCAGGCTGCGGTCGCCGCTTTGCGCGAGCGCGGCACACAGTACTTCGGCTTCAATGACCCAGCCCGTCAGGTCATCGTCCAGGTGATCGACGACCCGCAGAGTGCGGTACCCGATACCACGCGTACTCGCCTCCTCTGGGCGATCCAGCTCGTCCTCGCCTTCGTCATCGGCGTCTTTCTCGCTTTCCTGGCCGATTCCCTCTCCGACGCACTCCACGACCCCGAAGACGTTCGACGCGCGCTCGACCTCCCAGTCGTGACAGTCATTCCTGCTCCCCCCGAGAGGAGAGGCCGTGCGTCCTGA
- a CDS encoding GDSL-type esterase/lipase family protein, whose product MLSGIRRLVLVGMVILAAVPFGSAAAPPSACLAVGDSLAAGVGSTLPRERSAAALLCEWASTYWGEKSELVSLAVPGERTESFLRGGQAERLRQTVARLRAEGRAIRFVLISLGGNDLLQLRAADEVEREEQLAAFEANYAEAMRVIRSAVGDVPLLALTLYDPTEGDARAPRSDSWWIAQFDRAIRAGAESVGALVVDLDKEFRGRTGEWTWWPVDIHPTNAGYAAIARAAWRALAWDRQAPQVVIERPEAGSRVERRFLTVRARISDLGGIERVGLWVDGQEIGTLDPLPGADEWITLWETPWPLPGPPLRLEVRAVDRAGNEGRAAVELVRP is encoded by the coding sequence ATGCTGTCCGGCATACGTCGCCTCGTCCTCGTGGGGATGGTGATTTTGGCCGCGGTGCCGTTCGGCTCGGCCGCCGCACCGCCGAGCGCGTGCTTGGCGGTAGGTGACTCGCTCGCTGCCGGTGTGGGAAGTACGTTGCCGCGAGAACGAAGTGCGGCCGCGCTGCTCTGCGAGTGGGCGAGCACCTACTGGGGGGAGAAGAGCGAGCTCGTGAGTCTCGCGGTGCCGGGAGAACGCACCGAATCGTTTCTGCGCGGTGGGCAAGCGGAACGACTGCGCCAGACGGTGGCTCGCCTGCGAGCAGAGGGGCGGGCGATCCGCTTCGTGCTGATCAGTCTGGGTGGGAACGATCTTCTCCAACTCCGAGCCGCCGATGAGGTCGAACGGGAGGAGCAACTTGCAGCCTTCGAGGCGAACTATGCCGAGGCGATGCGGGTGATCCGCAGCGCTGTCGGCGATGTTCCGCTCCTGGCCCTCACGCTCTACGACCCGACCGAAGGGGATGCCAGGGCACCGCGGAGCGACAGCTGGTGGATCGCGCAGTTCGATCGGGCGATCCGAGCTGGTGCGGAGTCAGTCGGGGCGCTCGTGGTCGATCTGGACAAGGAGTTCCGGGGCCGGACGGGCGAGTGGACCTGGTGGCCGGTCGATATCCATCCGACCAACGCGGGATATGCAGCGATCGCTCGTGCGGCGTGGCGAGCGCTCGCCTGGGATCGCCAGGCACCACAGGTGGTGATCGAGCGGCCAGAGGCAGGAAGCCGTGTGGAGAGGCGGTTCCTGACCGTGCGGGCACGAATCAGCGATCTCGGCGGGATCGAACGCGTCGGGTTGTGGGTGGACGGGCAGGAGATCGGTACCCTCGATCCATTGCCGGGGGCCGACGAATGGATCACACTGTGGGAGACGCCGTGGCCGTTACCAGGCCCACCGCTCCGACTCGAAGTCCGTGCTGTCGATCGAGCAGGCAACGAGGGCCGGGCAGCAGTGGAACTCGTGCGACCATGA
- a CDS encoding pyridoxal phosphate-dependent aminotransferase, whose product MTRGTVAPEISSRVRSIPPSPIRGLAPLAEAAKARGIHVIHLNIGQPDLPPPPGVAAALAAAATQPPVYTASQGIPQLLDAWARYYERIGLAISPEQVVATGGASEALSLAVLATTDPGDRILVPEPFYAPYYGILAAAGVELVPIPAPERYGPVTPQAIQERLGPRTRGILLCSPANPTGTLYERDQFAAIAELAREHGLFFYSDETYRELVFRGSRAASALEMPGLEQHVIVIDSVSKRFNACGLRIGALISRNPDVIAAAVSLAELRLSLPLPAQLAAAAALEAPATYVAEVVTTYRRRRDAALAALARLPGVHVVPPDGALYLVAELPVDDAAHFAAWLLTDFTHHGETVMLAPLSGFFATPGAGRNAVRLALVQPEPVLEHAAELLGEALARYSGRTT is encoded by the coding sequence ATGACCCGAGGTACCGTCGCACCGGAGATTTCGTCGCGTGTCCGTTCGATCCCGCCGTCACCGATCCGCGGTCTCGCGCCGCTCGCCGAAGCTGCCAAAGCACGCGGAATTCACGTCATCCACCTCAATATCGGTCAACCCGATCTACCTCCCCCACCGGGAGTCGCGGCGGCGCTGGCTGCAGCTGCGACGCAACCGCCGGTCTACACGGCGTCACAGGGTATTCCCCAACTACTGGACGCCTGGGCGCGGTACTACGAGCGCATCGGCCTTGCCATCTCACCCGAGCAGGTAGTCGCCACCGGCGGTGCGAGCGAGGCATTGTCGCTCGCGGTTCTGGCCACGACCGACCCCGGTGACCGCATTCTGGTGCCGGAACCGTTCTACGCGCCGTACTATGGCATCCTCGCTGCCGCTGGTGTCGAACTGGTACCGATCCCGGCCCCCGAACGATACGGGCCGGTCACTCCGCAGGCGATCCAGGAACGACTGGGACCGCGCACCCGAGGAATCCTGCTTTGTAGCCCTGCCAACCCGACCGGTACGCTGTACGAGCGCGACCAGTTCGCTGCTATTGCTGAACTGGCCCGCGAGCATGGGCTGTTTTTCTATAGCGACGAGACGTATCGCGAGCTGGTCTTCCGCGGCTCACGCGCGGCGAGCGCCCTGGAAATGCCAGGACTGGAGCAGCACGTCATCGTCATCGACAGTGTTTCCAAGCGCTTCAACGCCTGTGGTCTGCGCATCGGCGCTCTCATCAGTCGGAATCCGGATGTCATTGCGGCTGCTGTCTCGCTCGCCGAACTCCGCTTGTCTCTCCCTCTCCCTGCTCAACTCGCCGCTGCGGCTGCCCTCGAGGCCCCGGCCACCTACGTTGCCGAGGTCGTCACCACCTACCGACGACGCCGCGACGCAGCGCTGGCTGCGCTGGCGCGGCTCCCTGGTGTCCACGTCGTGCCACCCGATGGCGCGCTGTATCTCGTCGCCGAGCTTCCGGTCGACGATGCGGCGCACTTTGCCGCCTGGCTCCTGACCGATTTCACTCATCATGGCGAGACGGTCATGCTCGCACCGCTCAGCGGTTTCTTCGCGACACCGGGAGCAGGTCGGAACGCTGTCCGCCTCGCGCTCGTTCAGCCGGAGCCGGTACTCGAGCACGCCGCCGAACTGCTCGGCGAAGCACTGGCTCGGTATTCCGGTCGCACGACCTGA